The Sandaracinus amylolyticus genomic interval CGGGCGCGATCGTGCAGATGCTCGCGTCGACCGCGCTCGCCTACGGCATCGTGCGCGCGTGGGGTTGGAGCCCCGGGTCGAGCATCCTGCTCGGGATCGCAGTCTCGATCGCGAGCACGGTGGTGCTGCTGCGCGCGCTGATGGAGCGGGGGCTGCTCGACACGGCGCACGGGCGCGTCGCGGTCGGATGGCTGGTGTTCGAGGATCTCGCGACCGTCGTGATCCTCGTGATGCTGCCCGCGATCTTCGGGCACCGCGACGTCGGCCTGGAGGACCTCGCATGGGCCGTCGGGAGGGCGATCGCGTTCGTCGTGCTGATGGTCACGATCGGTGGGCGGCTCGTGTCCGCGGTGCTGCGCGCGGTCGCGCGCACGCGCTCGCACGAGCTCTTCGTGCTCGCGGCGCTCACGCTCGCGCTCGGTACCGCGCTCGCGTCGGCGCACTTCTTCGGGGTCTCGCTCGCGCTCGGCGCGTTCGTCGCGGGCGTGATCGTCGGCGAGTCGCGCTTCGGTCATCAGGTGAGCGCCGATCTCGTGCCCTTCCGAGATGCGTTCGCGGTGCTCTTCTTCGTGTCGATCGGGATGCTGGTCGAGCCCGCGTACCTCGCGGCGCACGCGCTCGAGGTCGTCGCGCTCACCGCGATCGTGGTCCTCGGCAAGCTCGCGATCGCCGGCGCGATCGTGCTCGCGCTCGGCGGCCCGCTGCGCACCGCGCTCGTGGTCGGCGCGGGGCTCGCGCAGATCGGTGAATTCTCGTTCATCGTCGGCCAGGCGGGCGTGCGGCTGGGCATCCTCGAGGGCGAGCAGTACTCGCTGATCCTCGCGGTCGCGATCGTGTCGATCACCCTGAACCCGTTGGTGTTCCGCGTCGTCGAGAAGCTCGAGGGCGCGCTCGCGGGCACGCGCCTCGCTCGCGCGCGGCCGCGCGCACCGCGCGACGTGCCCCCGGAGACCACCACGCTCGACGGGCACGTGGTGATCGTCGGCTACGGGCGCGTCGGCGCGCACGTGGTGGACGTGCTCGACACGCTGCGGATCCCGATGCTCGTCGTCGAGAACGACACCGAGCGCTTCGACGCGATCACGAAGCGCGGCTGCGCGGTGACGCTCTTCGGCGACGCGTCGAGCCCCGAGCTGCTCGAGCGCTGCGGGCTCGAGCATGCGCGCGCCGTCGTCGTCGCGCTCTCGAACGACGCGACGACCGAGCTCGTGGTGACACGCGCGAGAGAGGCCGCGTCGTCGCTGAACATCCTCGCGCGCGCGTCGTCTCGCGAGCACGCGGAGAGCGTCGTCGCGCTCGGCGCGTCCGAGAGCGTCGACCCTCAGCTCGAAGGCGGGCTCGAGCTCGTGCGCCGCTTGCTCGTGTCGCTGCACGTGCCGCTCGAGGTCGCGCAGCGGCAGGCCGATGCGCTGCGCATCCGCGAGCAGCGTCACAGCAGCGAGCGCGCGCGCGTGCTCGAGCAGCTCCTCCGCGGCGCGCCGGGCCTCGAGGTCGCGTGGGTGCGCGTGCAGCCCGAGAGCGAGGTCGTCGGTCGCAGCCTCGCCGAGACGCAGCTGCGCACGCGCACCGGAGTCTCCGCGGTCGCGATCGCGCGCGACGAAGACGTCCTGCCGAACCCCAGCCCCACGACGCGCCTGCGCGCCGATGACAGCATCGCGGTCATCGGCGCGCGCGAGCAGATCGACGCCGCGATCCGCTGGTTGACCGAGCTGCGCCCGCCCGTCGGCACGAGCGAGACCTGACCGAGCACTGGACGTCGCAGGGCGCGTCCCCATGCCTGCGGTCCCACCATGCTCGCGCTCACGGCGGTGTTCCTCGCGGCGGCGGTCGTCGCCGTGCCCGTGTTCAAACGGCTCGGGCTCGGATCCGTGCTCGGATATCTCGTGGGCGGCGCGATCATCGGGCCGTCCGGGCTCGGGCTCGTCGAGGACGTGCAGTCGACGCTGCACTTCGCCGAGTTCGGCGTGGTGCTGCTGCTCTTCATCATCGGGCTCGAGCTCCAGCCCGCGCGCCTCTGGCGCATGCGCGGCGCGGTGTTCGGGCTCGGCGGCGCGCAGGTCCTCGCGACCGCCGCGATCGTGGGCGGCATCGCGATCGCGCTCGGTCTCGACTGGCGCGCCGCGCTCGTCGCGGGCTTCGCGCTCGCGATGTCGTCGACCGCGTTCGCGACGCAGATGCTCGGCGAGAAGCACGAGCTGTCGACGCCGCACGGGCGCGCGGCGTTCGGCGTCCTGCTCTTCCAGGACGTCGCGGCGATCCCGCTGCTCGCGATCGTGCCGATGCTCGGCGCGGCGCCCACCGACAGCGGCTCGCCGTGGATGCGGTTCGGCCTCGCCGCGGGCGTGATCGTCGCGCTCGTGATCGGCGGGCGCATGCTGCTGCGCCCGATGTTCCGGCTGATCGCGCAAGCGCGCAGCCACGAGCTCTCGGTCGCGTCGGCGCTGCTCGTCGTGGTCGCGACCGCGATCCTGATGGAGCACGTGGGCCTCTCGATGGCGCTCGGCGCGTTCATCGCGGGCGTGCTCCTCGCCGACTCCGAGTACCGCCACGAGCTCGAGGCGAACATCGAGCCCTTCAAGGGCCTCTTGCTCGGCCTCTTCTTCATGGCGGTCGGCATGTCAGCGAACCTCGGCGTGCTCCTCGCGCACCCGCTGCTGATCGTCGGGCTCGCGCTCGCGCTGGTCGCCGCGAAGTTCGCGGTGCTCGTGATCCTCGCGCGCCTGACCGGTCACTCGACGGAGTCGAGCGCGAGCCTCGGCGTCGCGATCTCGCAGGGCGGCGAGTTCGCGTTCGTGATCTTCGGCGTCGCGACCCAGTCGAGCGTGCTGCGCGGCGACGTCGTCGAGATCCTCGTCGTCGTCGTGACCATCTCGATGGCGGTCACGCCGCTGCTCTTCCTCGCGCGCGACCGCGTGCAGCAGCGCCTCGAGCGCGCGAGCGAGCAGCGCGCGTTCGACGAGATCGACGGCGACGAGAGCCAGGTGATCATCGCGGGGTTCGGTCGGTTCGGGCAGATCGTGGGACGCGTGCTGCGCCTGCGGCGCATCCCGTTCACCGCGCTCGACGTGAGCCCCGAGCACGTCGACTTCCTCCGCCGCTTCGGCAACAAGATCCACTACGGCGACGCGTCACGCCTCGATCTCCTGCGCGCGGCGAAGGCGGAGAGCGCGAAGGTGCTCGTGCTCGCGATCGACGACGTCGAGGCCTCGATGCGCACGCTCCACCTCGTGAAGGAGCACTTCCCGCACCTCAAGGTCGTCGCGCGCGCGCGCAACCGGCAGCACGCGTACGCGCTGCTCGGCGTAGGTGTCGACACCGTGATCCGCGAGACCTTCGCGGGCAGCGTCGAGGCCGCGCAGCGCACGCTCGAGGAGCTCGGCCTCGCGCACTCCGACGCGAAGCGCGCGGTGCGCCGCTTCGCCGAGTACGACGAGCGCATGGTGCGCGAGATGTTCGTGCACCGCGAGGACGAGAAGAAGCTGATCGAGAGCGCGAAGCTCTACGGCAAGGAGCTCGAGCGCATCTTCGACGACGACGCGCGCTCGAGCCCCGTGCGCGAGGCGAGCTGAGCTAGGGTCCGAACATCGGCTCGCCCGGTCAGCGCCCCCCGTCCACGTGCTCCGCACGCTCCCGTGCGGGCCCTGCGCCGACGAGCACTCCAGCCACGAGATCAGGACGACGACGATCGCGACACGAAGTGCCGCACGTCGTCGCCGGAGACCATGTAGATCACCATCTCCGCGATGTTCGTCGCGTGGTCCGCGATGCGCTCGAGGTACTTCGCGCAGCTCGCGATGCGCATCCCGTCCTCGACGCGCTCCGGCTGGCTCCGGATGAACTGCATGCTCATCCGCAGGAGCTCGCCGTAGAGCGCGTCGACCGCGTCGTCCTCGCGCAGGACGCGACGCGCCATGTTCGCGTCCTCCTCGACGAACGAGTCGAGCGCCATGCGCACCATCCGCGACGCCGCGTCCGCCATCTCCGCGAGCTTCGGCTGCAGGTTCGCGATCGGCGGGTGCGCGGCGAGCTCGACCGTGCGCTCGGCGACGTTCACCGCTTCGTCGCCGATGCGCTCGAGGTCGGTCACGACCTTCAGCGCGGTGACGAGGAAGCGCAGGTCGCGCCCGACGGGCTGACGGAGCGCGAGGATGCGCACCGTCATCTGGTCGATCGCCATCTCCTCGATGTTGAGGGTGCGATCGCTCTCCTCGACCTCGTGGGCGAGCGCGCTGTCGAGGTTCTCGAACGCGCGGCTCGCCATGTGGATCAGGCTCTCGCAGCGCGCTCCCATCGCGAGCAGTCGCGCCTTGAGATCGCGTAGCTCCTGCTCGTACGCGCGGCTGGTGTGAGTGCCCATGCTGGTCTCGCCGAGACCTCAGAGCTTACTCGACCGGGGCGCGGCCGCTCGTTCCGAGTCGCACGATCGCGAAGAGAACCTGTGACGAGTCAGTCCGCAGCGTCCTCGTCCGCGGCTGCGTCCATGCCCTCCGCGGCGCCGGAATCCTCCGGATTTCCCGCGTCTTCCGTGGTCTGACCGCCGTCGGGCGTGCCCGCGTCGGTCGTGCTCGCGTCCTGGCGCGGCGGCCCGGCATCGCACTCCGGGTGCGGATCCGCGCGATCGCAGAGATCGTACTCGTTCCGGAGACACCCCGCGCTCGAGCCCGCGATCGCGAGCGCCAGCAAGGCCACGAGCCCTCCGCGCGCACGCATCAGAACTGCCCTCGCAAGCCGACGTTTCCGGGCCCGAGCACGACGTCGATGCGCGCCGTGTCCGTGACGAACGCGCCGGTCACGAACCACACGACGCCGCCTCCGAGCGCGAGGATGCCCGCGACCGTGAGCGTCACGCCGACGGGCACGTTGGGGTCCTCGCCGCGCAGGCACGTGCCCGAAGGCGCGCGGTTCTCGCAGGTGCCATCGAGCAGCGCGTACACGCCGAGCCCGATGCCTGCCGCGCCGAACGCGGCGAGCATCGTCGGCCCGATGAAGTCGAACCCGGGCGTCGTATCGCCCTGCACGTCGCCGCCGGCGCGCCCGGCCGCGACGTCGACGTCGGTGGTCGCCGTCGGGCTCGTGCTCGTCTCCGGCTCGGCGCGCGACGCGCCGTCGATGCCCGCGCCCTCGATCAGCACCGCGCGCGTCTGCTGCTGCCGCACGTCGCGCGTCGCCTCGGTCGCTGCCGCTGCGAGCCCCGGCTCGCCGATCGATCGCGTCGCCGAGTAGCTGCGCGATCCCGCGAGCGCCGAGACGACGACCGAGTCCGCGACCTGCGCGTCGCCCTCGGCGCGCATCCACACCGCGACGCCGACGATCGTGCGCGCCTCGAGCTCGAACGCGAGCGCGCGCGCGTCCGCGAGCGACGTCATCGCGCGCAGCCGCGCGGGCGGGACGCGCAGCGCGATCTCCGCCTCGGGCACCACCACGACGCCGTCGCCGCTCAGCGCGGCGATCACGGCGTCGCGCGCCTCGCGCGCCGTCGCATCGGGCGCGTCACCGCCGATCGAGAGCACGATCGCGTCGGCCGCGGACGCCCGCGCTGGCAGCGCGGCCGCGCACGCGATCACGACCGCCGCGAGAACCGATCGACGCGCACCGCTCCCAGGCACGGGCGCGAAGGTCGCACGCGCACGGAGTCACGTCCACTGGCCCGATACGCTTGAGGTTCCGCACGAGCGGCGGGTGGCCTGCGACAGGTCGGTCACGGTATCTAGCCCCCATGCAGACCCCCGCCTCCGACCTCCTCTTCAACCCCACCGACGAGCACCGGATGCTGCGGCAGACCGTCGCGGAGTTCGCCCGTCGCGAGGTCGATCCGCAGGCCGCCGAGCACGACGCGAGCGGCGAGCTCAACAAGCCGCTCTTCCGCACGCTCGGCGAGCTGGGTCTGCTCGGGATCACCGTGCCCGGCGAGGACGGCGGCGCGGGCATGGACACGGTCGCGGCGGTGATCGTCCACCACGAGCTCGCGAAGTACGACCCGGGCTTCACGCTCGCGTACCTCGCGCACTCGATGCTGTTCGTGAACAACTTCTACCACTGCTCGAACGCGGAGCAGCGCAAGCGCTACCTCGCGAAGACGATCAGCGGCGAGTGGATCGCGGGCATGGGCATGACCGAGCCCGGCGCGGGCACCGACGTGCTCGGCATGAAGACCACCGCGCGCCTCGACGGCGACCACTGGGTGCTGAACGGCACGAAGACGTACATCACGAACGGCGTCGAGGGTTACTGCTTCCTCGTCTACGCGAAGGTCGATGGTCGCGTGACCGCGTTCGTCGTCGATCGCGACTGCCCCGGGTTCTCGACGTCGAACCACATCGACAAGCTCGGCATGCGCGGCTCGACGATGTCGGAGCTGATCTTCGACAACTGCCGCGTCCCGAAGACGAACCTGCTCGGCGACATCGGCGGAGGCGTCACGCACATGATGCGGAACCTCGAGATCGAGCGCCTCACGCTCGCGGCCATGAGCGTCGGCATCGCGGAGCGCTGCGTCGAGATCATG includes:
- a CDS encoding cation:proton antiporter codes for the protein MHELPLLTTTGVALLTALFGGLVARRIGLPPIVGYMLAGIAIAPRTPGFVGDTETMAQLAELGVVLLMFGVGAHFSFRDLWRVRSVAVPGAIVQMLASTALAYGIVRAWGWSPGSSILLGIAVSIASTVVLLRALMERGLLDTAHGRVAVGWLVFEDLATVVILVMLPAIFGHRDVGLEDLAWAVGRAIAFVVLMVTIGGRLVSAVLRAVARTRSHELFVLAALTLALGTALASAHFFGVSLALGAFVAGVIVGESRFGHQVSADLVPFRDAFAVLFFVSIGMLVEPAYLAAHALEVVALTAIVVLGKLAIAGAIVLALGGPLRTALVVGAGLAQIGEFSFIVGQAGVRLGILEGEQYSLILAVAIVSITLNPLVFRVVEKLEGALAGTRLARARPRAPRDVPPETTTLDGHVVIVGYGRVGAHVVDVLDTLRIPMLVVENDTERFDAITKRGCAVTLFGDASSPELLERCGLEHARAVVVALSNDATTELVVTRAREAASSLNILARASSREHAESVVALGASESVDPQLEGGLELVRRLLVSLHVPLEVAQRQADALRIREQRHSSERARVLEQLLRGAPGLEVAWVRVQPESEVVGRSLAETQLRTRTGVSAVAIARDEDVLPNPSPTTRLRADDSIAVIGAREQIDAAIRWLTELRPPVGTSET
- a CDS encoding monovalent cation:proton antiporter-2 (CPA2) family protein, which translates into the protein MLALTAVFLAAAVVAVPVFKRLGLGSVLGYLVGGAIIGPSGLGLVEDVQSTLHFAEFGVVLLLFIIGLELQPARLWRMRGAVFGLGGAQVLATAAIVGGIAIALGLDWRAALVAGFALAMSSTAFATQMLGEKHELSTPHGRAAFGVLLFQDVAAIPLLAIVPMLGAAPTDSGSPWMRFGLAAGVIVALVIGGRMLLRPMFRLIAQARSHELSVASALLVVVATAILMEHVGLSMALGAFIAGVLLADSEYRHELEANIEPFKGLLLGLFFMAVGMSANLGVLLAHPLLIVGLALALVAAKFAVLVILARLTGHSTESSASLGVAISQGGEFAFVIFGVATQSSVLRGDVVEILVVVVTISMAVTPLLFLARDRVQQRLERASEQRAFDEIDGDESQVIIAGFGRFGQIVGRVLRLRRIPFTALDVSPEHVDFLRRFGNKIHYGDASRLDLLRAAKAESAKVLVLAIDDVEASMRTLHLVKEHFPHLKVVARARNRQHAYALLGVGVDTVIRETFAGSVEAAQRTLEELGLAHSDAKRAVRRFAEYDERMVREMFVHREDEKKLIESAKLYGKELERIFDDDARSSPVREAS
- the phoU gene encoding phosphate signaling complex protein PhoU, producing the protein MGTHTSRAYEQELRDLKARLLAMGARCESLIHMASRAFENLDSALAHEVEESDRTLNIEEMAIDQMTVRILALRQPVGRDLRFLVTALKVVTDLERIGDEAVNVAERTVELAAHPPIANLQPKLAEMADAASRMVRMALDSFVEEDANMARRVLREDDAVDALYGELLRMSMQFIRSQPERVEDGMRIASCAKYLERIADHATNIAEMVIYMVSGDDVRHFVSRSSSS
- a CDS encoding acyl-CoA dehydrogenase family protein yields the protein MQTPASDLLFNPTDEHRMLRQTVAEFARREVDPQAAEHDASGELNKPLFRTLGELGLLGITVPGEDGGAGMDTVAAVIVHHELAKYDPGFTLAYLAHSMLFVNNFYHCSNAEQRKRYLAKTISGEWIAGMGMTEPGAGTDVLGMKTTARLDGDHWVLNGTKTYITNGVEGYCFLVYAKVDGRVTAFVVDRDCPGFSTSNHIDKLGMRGSTMSELIFDNCRVPKTNLLGDIGGGVTHMMRNLEIERLTLAAMSVGIAERCVEIMIDYANERQTFGKPLSEYGQIQRYVADGYAAMEAAKALVYNVARDVSPETRNRIGSDAAKLFAAPVGKMCADYAIQVMGGAGYCREYPVERLWRDAKLIEIGGGTLEAHQKNMTKDLVRARRTA